A genomic window from Halogeometricum borinquense DSM 11551 includes:
- a CDS encoding sulfurtransferase, giving the protein MYETVVVSPDWVESRRDEIRLVDVRDAWEFDGIGHVPGAVNIPFDEFRSADGDEGMLPGADVWESLLSAAGIGPDDHLVAYDDTHGVFAARFLVTAELYGHPTERLHLLDGDYSAWNRDRETTSAATDATETTYEIRDPEHSPLVEYEFVLDSLDDEAAVVVDTREAWEFEEGHLPGAVNLDWRELVDDETRGLKPADELEAILDEVGITPDRRVVLYCNTARRISHTYVVLRSLGYENIAFYEGSLTEWEERGGPIETAE; this is encoded by the coding sequence ATGTACGAAACCGTCGTCGTGTCGCCCGATTGGGTCGAGTCACGACGCGATGAGATTCGCCTCGTGGATGTGCGAGACGCGTGGGAGTTCGACGGCATCGGTCACGTTCCCGGCGCGGTCAACATCCCGTTCGACGAGTTCCGGTCGGCAGACGGAGACGAAGGGATGCTCCCCGGTGCGGACGTGTGGGAGTCGTTGCTGTCAGCGGCGGGCATCGGCCCGGACGACCACCTCGTCGCCTACGACGACACGCACGGCGTCTTCGCCGCGCGCTTTCTCGTCACTGCCGAACTGTACGGCCACCCGACGGAGCGTCTGCACCTCCTAGATGGCGACTACAGCGCGTGGAACCGCGACCGCGAGACGACGAGTGCGGCGACGGACGCGACAGAGACGACGTACGAAATACGCGATCCCGAGCACTCGCCGTTGGTGGAGTACGAGTTTGTACTCGACAGTTTGGACGACGAAGCGGCCGTCGTCGTGGATACGCGCGAGGCGTGGGAGTTCGAAGAAGGCCATCTGCCCGGCGCGGTCAACCTCGACTGGCGCGAACTCGTTGATGACGAGACCCGCGGGCTCAAACCCGCCGACGAACTCGAAGCCATTCTCGATGAAGTCGGAATCACACCCGACCGACGCGTCGTGCTCTACTGCAACACCGCCCGACGCATCAGCCATACCTATGTCGTGTTGCGGTCGCTGGGTTACGAGAACATCGCGTTCTACGAGGGAAGCCTCACCGAGTGGGAGGAACGCGGCGGCCCCATCGAGACGGCGGAGTGA
- the uvrB gene encoding excinuclease ABC subunit UvrB encodes MSDTSGSGGALTPDHPEVDRDFRVDAPFDPAGDQPEAIEQLARGFEAGMEKQTLLGVTGSGKTNTVAWTVEEIQKPTLVIAHNKTLAAQLYEEFKNLFPDNAVEYFVSYYDYYQPEAYIEQTDTYIDKDMSINEEIDRLRHSATRSLLTRDDVIVVASVSAIYGLGDPANYTDMSLRLEVGDRMDRDDLLRRLVDLNYERNDVDFQQGTFRVRGDTVEVFPMYGRYAVRIEFWGDEIDRMQKLDPLQGAVKSTEPAVLIHPAEHYSIPEDQLEQAISEIEELMEERVRYFERQGDLVAAQRIEERTTFDIEMLQETGYCSGIENYSVHMSNRESGDAPYTLLDYFPDDFLTVIDESHQTLPQIRGQFAGDKARKDSLVENGFRLPTAYDNRPLTFEEFEEKTDQTLYVSATPGDYEREHSEQIAEQIVRPTHLVDPKVELADATGQVDDLLDRIDTRIERDERTLVTTLTKRMAEDLTEYLEEAGVDVAYMHDETDTLERHELIRDLRLGHIDVLVGINLLREGLDIPEVSLVAILDADQEGFLRSTTTLIQTMGRAARNVNGEVILYADETTDSMEAAIEETQRRRAIQQAFNEEHGYEPTTIDKAVGETNLPGSETSATRSASEQPTDEDDAREQIEYLEDRMQEAADNLEFELAADIRDRIRDLRREFDLFDEEEGVEPEADPLDDGVPTDDDGLAPPDDF; translated from the coding sequence ATGAGTGACACGTCCGGTTCCGGCGGTGCCCTGACCCCGGACCACCCTGAGGTGGACCGCGATTTTCGCGTCGATGCGCCGTTCGACCCCGCCGGGGACCAACCCGAAGCCATCGAGCAGTTGGCCCGCGGGTTCGAGGCGGGAATGGAGAAACAGACGCTCCTCGGCGTCACCGGGTCGGGGAAGACGAATACTGTTGCGTGGACCGTCGAAGAGATTCAAAAACCGACGCTCGTCATCGCGCACAACAAAACGCTCGCCGCGCAGTTGTACGAGGAGTTCAAGAATCTCTTTCCCGACAACGCAGTAGAGTACTTCGTCTCCTACTACGACTACTACCAACCGGAGGCGTACATCGAACAGACGGACACCTACATCGACAAGGACATGTCCATCAACGAGGAGATCGACCGTCTGCGCCACTCGGCCACTCGGTCGCTCCTCACCCGTGATGATGTCATCGTCGTCGCCTCTGTTTCGGCTATCTACGGTCTCGGTGATCCCGCAAACTACACCGATATGTCGCTCCGTCTGGAGGTGGGCGACCGGATGGACCGCGACGACTTGCTTCGCCGCCTCGTCGATCTGAACTACGAGCGAAACGATGTGGACTTCCAACAGGGGACGTTTCGCGTCCGCGGCGACACCGTCGAGGTGTTTCCGATGTACGGCCGCTACGCCGTCCGCATCGAGTTCTGGGGCGACGAAATCGACCGGATGCAGAAACTCGACCCGCTCCAAGGAGCGGTCAAATCGACCGAACCTGCGGTTCTCATCCACCCGGCGGAGCACTACTCTATCCCGGAGGACCAACTCGAACAAGCGATATCCGAGATAGAGGAGTTGATGGAAGAGCGCGTCCGGTACTTCGAGCGGCAGGGTGACCTCGTCGCCGCCCAGCGAATCGAAGAACGGACCACGTTCGACATCGAGATGTTACAGGAGACGGGCTACTGTTCCGGTATCGAGAACTACTCCGTCCACATGTCGAACCGGGAGTCGGGCGACGCGCCGTACACGCTTCTCGATTACTTCCCCGACGACTTCCTGACGGTTATCGACGAGTCCCACCAGACGCTCCCACAGATTCGCGGGCAGTTCGCGGGCGACAAAGCGCGGAAAGATTCGCTCGTGGAAAACGGCTTCCGTCTTCCCACCGCGTACGACAACCGCCCGCTGACGTTCGAGGAGTTCGAGGAGAAGACCGACCAGACGCTGTACGTCTCCGCGACGCCCGGCGACTACGAACGCGAACACTCAGAGCAGATCGCCGAGCAGATTGTCCGTCCGACCCACCTCGTAGACCCGAAAGTCGAGTTGGCCGACGCCACAGGGCAGGTGGACGACCTGCTGGATCGGATCGACACCCGAATCGAACGCGACGAGCGGACGCTGGTGACGACGCTCACGAAGCGGATGGCCGAGGATCTGACCGAGTACCTCGAAGAAGCGGGGGTAGACGTGGCGTACATGCACGACGAGACCGATACGCTGGAGCGCCACGAACTCATCCGCGACCTCCGACTCGGACACATCGATGTCCTCGTCGGTATCAACCTCCTGCGTGAGGGCCTCGACATTCCTGAAGTCTCCTTGGTTGCCATCCTCGACGCCGACCAAGAGGGCTTCCTCCGCTCGACGACCACGCTGATCCAGACGATGGGTCGGGCGGCCCGTAACGTCAACGGTGAGGTCATCCTCTACGCCGACGAGACGACCGACTCCATGGAGGCGGCTATCGAAGAGACTCAGCGCCGTCGCGCGATTCAGCAAGCGTTCAACGAAGAACACGGCTACGAACCGACAACCATCGACAAAGCCGTTGGCGAGACGAATCTCCCCGGAAGCGAGACGAGTGCAACTCGGTCGGCATCCGAGCAACCGACCGACGAAGACGACGCGCGCGAACAGATCGAATACCTCGAAGACCGCATGCAGGAGGCCGCAGACAACTTAGAGTTCGAACTCGCCGCAGACATCCGCGACCGCATCCGCGACCTGCGGAGAGAGTTCGACCTGTTTGACGAGGAGGAGGGCGTCGAACCCGAGGCGGACCCACTAGACGACGGTGTCCCCACGGACGACGATGGCCTCGCACCGCCGGACGATTTCTGA
- a CDS encoding sulfurtransferase — protein MSTDGYAKDVLVSPEWVEDHLDEFQSDDPAYRLVEVDVDTEAYDEGHAPGAIGFNWETQLQDQTTRDILTKEEFEDLLGSHGISEDSTVVLYGDNSNWFAAYTYWQFKYYGHDDVRLLNGGRDYWLENDFPLSEEAPDFDAVEYNAKGPFESIRAYRDDVQHAVDEGLPLVDVRSPEEFSGEILAPPGLQETAQRGGHIPGAENISWAATVNADGTFKSAEELEELYADQGIDGNETTVAYCRIGERSSIAWFALHELLGYDEVVNYDGSWTEWGNLVGAPIEKGN, from the coding sequence ATGTCAACTGACGGTTACGCGAAGGACGTTCTCGTCTCGCCGGAGTGGGTGGAGGACCACCTCGACGAGTTCCAGTCCGACGACCCGGCGTATCGACTCGTGGAAGTAGACGTTGACACCGAGGCGTACGACGAGGGCCACGCCCCCGGCGCTATCGGGTTCAACTGGGAGACGCAACTGCAGGACCAGACGACCCGTGACATCCTCACGAAGGAGGAATTCGAGGACCTGCTCGGCAGTCACGGAATTAGCGAGGATTCCACCGTCGTCCTCTACGGCGACAACTCGAACTGGTTTGCGGCGTACACTTACTGGCAGTTCAAGTACTACGGCCACGACGACGTTCGCCTGCTGAACGGCGGCCGCGACTACTGGCTTGAGAACGACTTCCCGCTGTCCGAGGAAGCTCCCGACTTCGACGCCGTCGAATACAACGCAAAGGGGCCGTTCGAGTCCATCCGTGCGTACCGCGACGATGTTCAGCACGCCGTAGACGAAGGCCTTCCCCTCGTGGACGTTCGTTCGCCCGAGGAGTTCTCCGGCGAAATCCTCGCACCCCCGGGACTGCAGGAGACAGCCCAGCGCGGCGGTCACATCCCCGGCGCGGAGAACATCTCGTGGGCCGCGACGGTCAACGCCGACGGGACGTTCAAGTCCGCCGAGGAACTCGAAGAACTCTACGCCGACCAGGGTATCGACGGCAACGAAACCACCGTCGCCTACTGCCGGATCGGCGAACGCTCGTCCATCGCGTGGTTCGCGCTCCACGAACTGCTCGGCTACGACGAAGTCGTCAACTACGACGGCTCGTGGACCGAGTGGGGCAACCTCGTCGGCGCGCCCATCGAGAAGGGCAACTGA
- a CDS encoding stage II sporulation protein M: MNISTALRAGVRMLSERSASVLPVYLLTTGLFGIARIPIMLAGLAALALISIDGRLGDLLTTLKDIDLSTIDSQSPPPEVTKAMESLISPEIVLLLLGGVLISLILAFVASVLARATVLNAIVGLLRDEDGVRAAIVGTRENWLSFLGVRFLLFGALAVVTVPIGILGLGLIAVAGAVGVVGMVLGGLFSLLLVLIVLALFAFTEQAIVVDDVGTAGAIRQSVKFPFRRPGAFVGYIAVALGVGVIGTVVLTAASFSEAPRVTALVGLVLLRPVLDGFKTALYAERDLSAHETPSLGNRGWQAFGGGLRALGAFVRDHPLANAASAVIFGAGIVGGWATTAPYGPSLPVQGEISNVFGSLPVGTFVNLAVNNWLVAVDTAYSGVAVGVPSVVNLVFNGVLIGALGGVFDPTAFTALVAPHGIIEVPALVLGGGLGLWLGGVGYRTARGQTDADGLAAALRRTYRVLLGLVTLFVVAAFIEAFLTPAIASVIVG; the protein is encoded by the coding sequence GTGAATATCTCAACTGCCCTCCGCGCTGGTGTTCGAATGCTCTCAGAGCGTTCCGCGTCGGTGCTTCCCGTCTACCTCCTCACTACGGGGTTGTTCGGTATCGCCCGCATTCCGATTATGCTCGCCGGGTTGGCCGCGCTCGCCCTCATCTCGATAGATGGCCGTCTCGGGGATCTCCTCACGACGCTCAAGGATATTGATCTCTCCACAATAGATTCCCAATCACCCCCGCCGGAGGTGACCAAAGCGATGGAGAGCCTCATCTCGCCGGAGATTGTATTACTCCTTCTTGGCGGCGTTCTCATCTCACTCATCCTCGCGTTCGTCGCCTCAGTGCTGGCAAGAGCCACAGTGCTGAACGCGATTGTCGGACTACTGCGCGACGAAGACGGCGTTCGCGCCGCCATCGTCGGCACACGGGAAAACTGGCTATCCTTCCTCGGCGTCCGATTCCTTCTTTTCGGTGCGCTGGCTGTCGTTACCGTTCCTATCGGGATTCTCGGATTGGGACTCATTGCCGTCGCTGGCGCGGTCGGAGTCGTGGGGATGGTCCTCGGCGGTCTGTTCTCGTTGCTGTTGGTACTGATCGTACTCGCACTGTTCGCATTCACCGAACAGGCTATCGTCGTCGATGATGTCGGAACGGCCGGCGCGATCCGCCAGAGCGTCAAATTTCCGTTCCGTCGTCCCGGCGCGTTCGTCGGCTACATCGCCGTCGCCCTCGGTGTCGGAGTTATTGGCACAGTGGTGCTAACAGCGGCGTCGTTCAGCGAGGCACCGCGTGTGACTGCACTCGTCGGACTCGTCTTGCTTCGACCAGTGCTCGACGGCTTCAAGACGGCGTTATATGCCGAGCGCGACTTATCTGCTCACGAGACGCCATCCCTGGGTAATCGGGGTTGGCAGGCGTTCGGCGGCGGACTGCGGGCACTGGGCGCGTTCGTCCGCGATCACCCGCTGGCGAACGCCGCTTCGGCCGTCATCTTCGGTGCCGGTATCGTTGGCGGATGGGCGACCACCGCACCGTACGGTCCGTCACTCCCGGTTCAAGGGGAGATCTCGAACGTGTTCGGGTCGCTGCCGGTCGGGACGTTCGTCAATCTCGCCGTGAACAACTGGCTGGTCGCGGTCGATACCGCCTACAGCGGCGTTGCCGTCGGCGTTCCATCGGTGGTAAACTTAGTCTTCAACGGTGTTCTCATCGGCGCACTCGGCGGCGTGTTCGACCCGACGGCGTTCACCGCGTTGGTCGCCCCGCACGGTATCATCGAGGTTCCGGCGCTCGTCCTCGGCGGCGGCCTCGGTCTGTGGTTGGGGGGCGTCGGCTACCGCACGGCCCGCGGACAGACCGATGCTGACGGCCTCGCAGCGGCACTTCGACGGACTTACCGAGTCCTTCTCGGTCTGGTTACGCTGTTCGTCGTCGCCGCGTTCATCGAGGCGTTCCTCACGCCCGCTATCGCGTCGGTCATCGTCGGCTAG
- a CDS encoding sulfite exporter TauE/SafE family protein, which yields MNIDSYSRLQKSFLRHQHLFVLIAPVVFVTAVLLWAPTDGAGGLDHWLEYWWLFPVFLTGATIVNTVGISGSALFVPFLIFIFPQFAQPLSPTTIVKVGLISEAFGLSSSAVAFVQYGLVDRRLALTLVGGSVPFVIAGALLSFIIPEMVFHSLLGLALLASAYLLFRADLGHEGAGSSDDSEAVADGGSLNTDLPNDAGKLGPAGVRTDDNGTVTRVDREGDDYTYTRGGYLRRFGNYSIGGLFQGLAGFGVGELGIISMLGTNVPVRVAIGTNHIVVALTAVLASLVHVFGGGLVGGHSLSLATTPWNMVVFTVPATVIGGQIAPYVSNALETDTIKNFVGVLFTVISVALFLMAAGIA from the coding sequence ATGAATATTGACTCCTACAGTCGGCTACAGAAGTCGTTCTTGAGACATCAACACCTGTTCGTCCTCATCGCTCCCGTCGTGTTCGTTACGGCCGTCCTCTTGTGGGCCCCGACGGACGGCGCGGGCGGTTTGGACCACTGGCTCGAATACTGGTGGTTGTTCCCGGTGTTCCTCACCGGAGCAACCATCGTGAACACGGTCGGTATCAGCGGTTCGGCGCTGTTCGTGCCGTTCCTTATCTTCATCTTCCCGCAGTTTGCCCAACCGCTCTCACCCACGACCATCGTCAAGGTTGGTCTCATCAGTGAGGCGTTCGGCCTGTCGAGTTCGGCGGTTGCGTTCGTCCAGTACGGTCTCGTAGACCGCCGACTGGCACTGACGCTCGTCGGCGGGTCGGTTCCGTTCGTCATCGCGGGCGCACTGCTGTCATTCATCATTCCCGAGATGGTGTTCCACTCGCTCCTCGGTCTCGCGCTGTTGGCGTCGGCGTACCTGCTGTTCCGCGCCGACCTTGGACACGAGGGTGCGGGCAGTAGCGACGACTCCGAGGCGGTTGCAGACGGTGGCTCTCTCAATACGGACCTGCCGAACGACGCGGGGAAACTCGGACCGGCAGGCGTCCGCACGGACGACAACGGCACCGTCACCCGGGTGGACCGTGAGGGCGACGACTACACCTACACGCGCGGCGGATACCTCCGCCGGTTCGGTAACTACAGCATCGGCGGCCTGTTCCAGGGTCTCGCTGGGTTCGGCGTCGGTGAACTGGGCATCATCTCGATGCTCGGGACGAACGTCCCCGTCCGCGTCGCTATCGGTACAAACCACATCGTCGTCGCACTCACTGCCGTCCTCGCCTCCCTCGTTCACGTCTTCGGTGGCGGGTTGGTCGGCGGTCACTCGCTGAGTCTGGCGACGACGCCGTGGAACATGGTCGTCTTCACCGTCCCGGCGACGGTTATCGGCGGCCAGATTGCCCCCTATGTGTCGAACGCGCTGGAGACGGACACTATCAAGAACTTCGTCGGTGTTCTGTTCACCGTCATTTCCGTCGCGCTGTTCCTCATGGCTGCGGGCATCGCCTAA
- a CDS encoding DUF7553 family protein — translation MTRELLSAASEELSDAADTAEDELRERISDQADALAALAEADRGPDHGRLARHMNALSEIAEQASEDIEERVESARDKVSEYREGVEGV, via the coding sequence ATGACACGTGAACTACTCAGTGCGGCGAGCGAGGAACTGAGCGATGCCGCAGACACCGCAGAAGACGAACTACGGGAACGGATCAGCGACCAAGCTGACGCGTTAGCAGCGCTCGCAGAGGCGGACCGAGGGCCGGATCACGGCCGGTTGGCACGACATATGAACGCCCTTTCGGAAATCGCAGAGCAAGCCTCCGAGGACATCGAAGAACGCGTCGAGTCCGCCCGCGACAAAGTGTCGGAGTACCGCGAGGGCGTCGAAGGCGTTTGA
- a CDS encoding thiamine ABC transporter substrate-binding protein, which translates to MRRRSFLTAAGASGVAALAGCVGNGDGTETDSGATETETATETTTGTTTGTAAEEPPELVVGTYSSFVDAPSTSPGPWLKETFESEFDATIRYETPDNEVNHYIERASRGVDIAADLYVGLDVNMLIRIDENLDSPMFTSVDDLSNRGDVKESLEFDPDGRAVPYDTGYICLVFNKLFGDSEFTAPETFDGLLKEQYADDLLVQNPVSSATGKAFLLHSIKAKGRDSYLDFWQKLKENGVRVLKDWGTSYDAYSKGEAPMVVSYSTDQVYAHESGEDLAKHQLRFLNDQGYANPEGMALFEGTDQPELARTFMDFMLRPEIQAEIAVRNVQYPATTTAELPESFGKYAQAPPEAVTFNYDTLRDNLSDWTNAWERQFIGN; encoded by the coding sequence ATGAGACGACGGAGCTTCCTTACGGCGGCAGGCGCAAGCGGTGTTGCGGCCCTCGCCGGCTGTGTCGGCAACGGTGACGGAACAGAGACGGACAGCGGCGCAACGGAAACTGAAACCGCGACGGAAACGACGACGGGAACGACCACCGGAACGGCAGCGGAGGAACCGCCGGAGTTGGTCGTGGGGACGTACAGTTCGTTCGTTGACGCACCGAGTACGAGTCCGGGACCGTGGCTGAAAGAGACGTTCGAGTCGGAGTTCGACGCGACGATTCGCTACGAGACACCCGACAACGAAGTGAACCACTACATCGAACGCGCATCCCGCGGCGTCGATATTGCGGCAGACCTCTACGTCGGTCTCGACGTGAACATGCTCATCCGCATCGACGAAAACCTCGATTCGCCCATGTTCACGTCTGTCGATGACCTCTCGAACCGCGGCGACGTGAAAGAGTCCCTCGAATTCGACCCGGATGGTCGTGCCGTCCCGTACGACACGGGCTACATCTGCCTCGTCTTCAACAAGTTGTTCGGTGACAGCGAGTTCACCGCTCCGGAGACGTTCGATGGGCTTCTCAAAGAGCAGTACGCGGACGACTTACTCGTTCAGAACCCCGTTTCCAGTGCAACGGGCAAAGCGTTCCTCCTGCACAGCATCAAGGCGAAAGGCCGGGACAGCTACCTCGACTTCTGGCAGAAGCTAAAGGAGAACGGTGTGCGCGTCCTCAAAGACTGGGGCACCTCCTACGACGCCTACTCGAAAGGCGAGGCTCCGATGGTCGTCTCCTACTCCACCGACCAAGTGTACGCTCACGAATCCGGCGAAGACCTCGCAAAACACCAACTGCGCTTCCTGAACGATCAGGGCTACGCCAACCCCGAAGGGATGGCGCTGTTCGAAGGCACCGACCAACCCGAACTCGCGCGGACGTTCATGGACTTCATGCTCCGGCCGGAGATTCAAGCGGAAATCGCCGTTCGTAACGTCCAGTACCCGGCGACGACGACCGCAGAGTTGCCCGAGTCGTTCGGCAAATACGCGCAGGCACCGCCCGAAGCGGTCACGTTCAACTACGACACGCTCCGAGACAACCTGAGCGACTGGACCAACGCGTGGGAGCGGCAGTTCATCGGGAACTGA
- a CDS encoding AI-2E family transporter: protein MTLERRYVFGSLFVLAGVAAAFLLRSVLGTVFFSVTVAYLLWPVRQAVVRRGWSPRAASGLATAGAFLAVLAGLTPLAIVVYLRFDSLTTLVGLLPSNLSFELFGMTYALTLAEVTTFTVAYLRQLATVVAAATPVLLVKVTLFVFLVYSLLYHGEDAQQAALAVVPSSYQSAARALNSRARDTLFAIYVLQAATAAGTFVLAVPVFFFLGYDAVVTLATVAAVLQFVPIVGPTLLLLGLAAYQLALGHTVQALLVVTVGGALVAWLPDVLIRPPLAKQTADIPGSLYFVGFFGGTLTLGAVGIVAGPLVVGLFVEAASLLTTELHAVPVEDD from the coding sequence GTGACACTCGAACGTCGGTACGTCTTCGGCAGTCTGTTCGTTCTCGCGGGCGTCGCCGCCGCGTTCCTCCTCCGCTCTGTGCTCGGCACCGTCTTCTTCTCTGTCACCGTCGCGTACTTGCTCTGGCCTGTTCGACAAGCGGTAGTCCGCCGTGGTTGGTCACCTCGTGCTGCGAGTGGTCTCGCCACTGCGGGTGCGTTTCTTGCGGTACTCGCTGGGCTCACACCGCTCGCTATCGTTGTTTACCTCCGTTTCGACTCGTTGACGACGCTCGTCGGTCTCCTCCCGTCGAACCTCAGCTTCGAACTGTTCGGGATGACGTACGCTCTCACACTCGCGGAAGTGACCACGTTCACCGTGGCGTATCTCAGACAGCTGGCAACGGTTGTTGCGGCAGCGACACCCGTCCTCTTGGTGAAGGTGACGCTGTTCGTCTTTTTGGTCTATTCACTGCTCTACCACGGCGAGGACGCCCAGCAGGCAGCGCTCGCCGTTGTTCCGTCGTCGTACCAGTCGGCTGCGAGAGCATTGAACAGTCGCGCGCGAGACACACTGTTCGCTATCTACGTTCTACAGGCCGCGACAGCCGCTGGGACGTTCGTCCTCGCGGTGCCCGTCTTCTTTTTCCTCGGCTACGACGCTGTCGTGACACTCGCCACCGTCGCTGCCGTCCTTCAGTTTGTTCCGATTGTCGGTCCGACGCTCCTTCTTCTCGGATTGGCTGCGTACCAACTCGCGCTCGGACACACGGTTCAGGCGCTCCTCGTCGTCACCGTCGGCGGTGCCCTTGTCGCGTGGCTTCCGGACGTTCTCATTCGTCCGCCACTCGCCAAGCAAACGGCTGATATCCCCGGAAGCCTCTACTTCGTCGGCTTCTTCGGCGGGACGCTCACTCTCGGTGCTGTCGGCATCGTCGCCGGTCCACTCGTCGTCGGTCTGTTCGTGGAAGCCGCGTCGTTGCTCACGACAGAACTCCACGCTGTCCCGGTTGAAGACGACTAA
- a CDS encoding ABC transporter permease — translation MNVTALARWTERRALGVVAAVTAAILIVLFYYPVATVFVDAVYVSEAWTLTPLVDVLTSPFFQGRFRFTAYQALLSTVASVALGLPGAWVLSRFEFPGRETLRSLTILPFVMPSIMVAIGFVATFGQNGTLNDVLTALGLPKVTLLYSLPAILVAHAFYNAPLITRVTTAAWESVDASAVETARTLGASPYRAFFDVVVPQLLPAVAVGATLTFIFTFASFPIVLALGGTQLATVEVLIYSGVQNLDFAEAASLAVVETVLSLGLTYAYLRYEASRESSGRGARPQRRRSILPSSLSVSELATTLALVIYGIVTLIVFVAPIASMLLASVTGPEGGFTLDHYRFLIERQQTGATYQVLPLTAIRNSLVFGLGTLALALPMGVVMSVLTTRDFRGRKIIDALSMAPLTVSGIVVGLGLLRGLVFGVEVFGTRVQVTGALAIVAAHAVGAYPFVTRNVAPLLGGLDPQLVESARTLGASRVRALLDIELPLVAAGVVAGAAFAFAISIGEFDSTVILAEGSASYTMPVAVQRYLGRRLGPATAMGCVLLLVTSLSFVVIERFGGRTGGRGGF, via the coding sequence ATGAACGTCACGGCACTCGCTCGATGGACCGAACGCCGTGCGTTGGGTGTCGTCGCCGCCGTGACCGCGGCTATTCTGATTGTTCTCTTTTATTACCCCGTCGCCACGGTGTTCGTCGATGCCGTGTACGTCTCCGAAGCGTGGACGCTCACGCCTCTCGTAGACGTTCTGACATCACCGTTCTTCCAGGGACGGTTCCGTTTTACCGCGTATCAGGCGCTACTCTCCACCGTTGCGTCTGTCGCACTCGGTCTCCCTGGTGCGTGGGTTCTGTCGCGTTTCGAGTTCCCCGGCCGTGAGACGCTTCGCTCGCTCACCATCCTCCCGTTCGTCATGCCCTCTATCATGGTCGCCATCGGCTTCGTCGCCACGTTCGGCCAGAACGGGACGCTCAACGACGTGCTGACGGCGCTCGGTCTTCCCAAGGTAACGCTTCTGTACTCGCTTCCGGCGATACTCGTCGCACACGCCTTCTACAACGCACCGCTCATCACCCGCGTGACGACGGCGGCGTGGGAGAGTGTGGACGCCTCCGCCGTTGAGACGGCTCGAACACTCGGCGCGTCGCCATATCGCGCCTTCTTCGACGTTGTCGTCCCACAACTCCTCCCGGCAGTCGCCGTCGGCGCGACGTTGACGTTCATTTTCACCTTTGCCTCCTTCCCTATCGTCCTTGCTCTCGGCGGGACCCAACTCGCTACCGTGGAGGTACTCATCTACTCGGGTGTGCAGAACCTCGACTTCGCGGAGGCGGCGTCGCTGGCAGTGGTGGAAACGGTTCTCTCGCTGGGACTCACGTACGCATACCTCCGATACGAGGCGAGTCGAGAGTCGAGCGGCCGTGGCGCGCGTCCGCAACGCCGTCGGTCCATATTGCCGTCGTCACTCTCCGTGAGCGAACTCGCTACCACGCTCGCTCTCGTCATCTATGGCATCGTCACGCTGATCGTATTCGTTGCACCCATCGCATCGATGCTCCTCGCCAGCGTCACCGGTCCGGAAGGTGGGTTCACGCTGGACCACTACCGGTTTCTCATCGAACGACAGCAGACAGGTGCCACCTATCAAGTCCTTCCACTGACGGCGATTCGGAACTCGCTCGTCTTCGGACTCGGAACGCTCGCGCTCGCTCTCCCGATGGGCGTCGTAATGAGCGTATTGACGACGCGCGACTTCCGCGGGCGGAAGATTATCGACGCTCTCTCCATGGCACCGCTGACGGTTTCAGGCATCGTCGTCGGTCTCGGACTCCTCCGCGGTCTCGTCTTCGGTGTCGAGGTATTCGGTACGCGCGTGCAGGTGACGGGCGCGTTGGCCATCGTCGCCGCACACGCCGTCGGCGCGTACCCATTCGTCACGCGGAATGTTGCACCACTCCTCGGTGGATTGGACCCACAACTCGTGGAATCCGCGCGGACGCTGGGCGCGAGTCGCGTTCGCGCCCTCCTCGATATCGAGTTGCCGCTTGTCGCCGCTGGTGTCGTCGCGGGCGCGGCGTTCGCGTTCGCAATCAGTATCGGCGAGTTCGACTCGACGGTCATCCTCGCGGAAGGATCAGCCAGTTACACGATGCCCGTCGCCGTCCAGCGCTATCTCGGGCGACGACTCGGCCCCGCGACGGCGATGGGGTGCGTACTCCTGCTCGTGACGAGCCTCAGTTTTGTCGTCATCGAGCGCTTCGGCGGACGAACCGGCGGTCGCGGCGGATTCTAA